A single window of Loxodonta africana isolate mLoxAfr1 chromosome 10, mLoxAfr1.hap2, whole genome shotgun sequence DNA harbors:
- the NUTM1 gene encoding NUT family member 1 has product ALDSSSVLIRSLPSPPWIPVYLLEPGFSLGAGPDCLILEASRQPQLVPILEGMASDGASPLSGPDMTMKPGAAMSPFPALPFPPPTPGPPDQPPWEPPPWPSMPSAFSPGTPLVLSAFPSRLLMTGDGGPGSSGPGAGKVIVKVKTEGGPAESPQTQNFILTHTALNWIASGAPRGGPDGPPPQFMTASNVKNILPAKAVGVSQEGPPGLLPQALPPAAQLAPIVPVEKAWPGPHGAPGEGGSAAAPSKPSLGDLSYTSKGVYENFRRWQRYKALARRHLSQSPDAEALSCFLIPVLRSLARLKPTMTLEEGLPRAVQEWERTSNFDRMIFYEMAEKFMEFETEEEMQIQNAQLLNETQCLPPADPLKLDPPAPPAPEVCQQPVYIPKKAVSKTRAPRRRQRKSQKPPVPEASKEIPPEAVKEYTDIMEGLLGSHSATGESDGKWEEEEEQQQEEEGMYPDPDLLSYIDELCSQEVFVSKVEAIIHPQFLADLLSPEQHRDPLALIEELEQEEGLTLAQLVQKRLMALEQEDAEAPASCSGAQSDSSPSISDEDEDGGGRLRPSSGPQMSGGTVRPEKATSPGKRAREGHGGQERAVHGLRGVTRDGNTPPSSSSWDLQLELAVPQGTWGLSGTERRGSGKVTNWISPQQEGHLGGAVSPGHSLVADRTSGALPLCWQEDSHREGVPHLEVGLAQPAPLQSQGLEKQVLGLQIGQEMEPLGGLSQGKEPSALTQEGSLGAMWGDVRGPLMVQSYDQDPSPRAAGDRDGAPLCPELWLNSEMDAIGLELPLQIEEVIEGFQDGECVTEHQGGCEALGSGGNTSLCLGETILPGGVGSSVLPCGGTDATAASGKSNYCSLPGPLRASSPASRLKENSERNPETTPDPSDLWAEARALLLESRIDAPILGSSKETLLPACPGNILILGTQDASFPEASKDAESRGNSISPLLETREHVHILDVGDDRGLQLGEVIEGKCPPNVNSYDPQGEGREDTDLSKPKDLAPLPETPKSTSSHQGPGSTSPRCKTRDALVLRETSPVSKTRSSADGASKEKEEEDEEDEELSNFAYLLASKLSLSPRGLPLSPHPASGLPSIGQGVKRALHTLSAEVGGLGPPPYPAAKSGKQALVGGPASVRKRLHPGAGLEASGEKPSALVVSPAQPRKRRRDSFVTGRKKKRRRSQ; this is encoded by the exons CATCTCCGTTGTCAGGACCGGATATGACCATGAAACCTGGCGCTGCCATGTCTCCTTTCCCTGCCCTTCCCTTTCCGCCACCTACTCCAGGCCCACCAGACCAGCCACCCTGGGAGCCACCCCCATGGCCTTCCATGCCTTCAGCCTTCTCTCCAGGCACCCCTCTAGTGCTGTCTGCTTTCCCCAGCCGACTGTTGATGACAGGGGATGGGGGCCCTGGCTCCAGTGGGCCCGGGGCTGGCAAGGTCATTGTCAAAGTCAAGACAGAAGGGGGGCCAGCTGAGTCCCCTCAAACTCAGAACTTTATCCTTACTCATACTGCCCTCAATTGGATTGCCTCAGGTGCTCCTCGCGGGGGCCCTGATGGTCCTCCACCTCAATTCATGACAGCCTCTAATGTGAAGAACATTCTGCCTGCTAAGGCTGTTGGAGTGAGCCAGGAGgggcccccaggccttcttcctCAAGCTCTACCACCAGCGGCCCAACTGGCCCCCATCGTCCCCGTGGAGAAGGCTTGGCCAGGGCCACATGGGGCTCCCGGGGAAGGAGGCTCTGCAGCTGCCCCATCCAAGCCCTCACTGGGTGACCTCTCCTATACCTCCAAGGGCGTTTATGAGAATTTCAGACGTTGGCAGCGCTACAAAGCCTTGGCCCGGAGGCACCTATCCCAAAGTCCTGATGCAGAAGCTCTTTCCTGCTTTCTTAT CCCAGTGCTTCGTTCCCTGGCCCGGCTGAAGCCCACCATGACCCTGGAGGAGGGACTGCCGAGGGCTGTCCAGGAGTGGGAGCGCACCAGCAACTTTGACCGGATGATCTTTTATGAGATGGCAGAAAA GTTCATGGAGTTTGAGACTGAGGAAGAGATGCAGATTCAGAATGCACAGCTGTTGAATGAGACCCAATGCCTGCCTCCTGCAGACCCTCTTAAACTCGATCCTCCAGCACCCCCAGCCCCTGAGGTTTGCCAGCAGCCAG TGTACATTCCAAAGAAGGCAGTCTCCAAGACGCGGGCCCCTCGCCGGCGGCAGCGCAAGTCCCAGAAGCCTCCAGTTCCTGAGGCATCCAAGGAAATCCCACCGGAAGCAGTGAAAGAGTACACTGACATCATGGAAGGGCTGTTGGGGAGCCACTCAGCCACTGGGGAGTCTGATGGAAAatgggaagaggaagaagagcagcagcaggaggaggAAGGGATGTACCCAGATCCGGATCTCTTGAGCTACATCGATGAGCTGTGTTCTCAGGAAGTCTTTGTTTCCAAG GTGGAGGCCATCATTCACCCTCAATTTCTAGCAGATCTGCTGTCCCCAGAACAGCACAGAGACCCCTTGGCCTTAATTGAGGAGCTGGAGCAAGAAGAAGGACTCACTCTTGCTCAG CTGGTACAGAAGCGACTCATGGCCTTAGAACAGGAGGATGCAGAGGCGCCTGCAAGCTGCAGTGGAGCTCAGTCAGACTCAAGTCCTTCTATTTCTGATGAGGATGAAGATGGGGGTGGGCGGCTTCGGCCCTCATCTGGGCCTCAGATGTCTGGGGGCACTGTTCGCCCCGAAAAGGCTACTTCTCCAGGGAAGCGGGCAAGGGAAGGGCATGGTGGGCAGGAGCGAGCCGTTCATGGCCTGAGGGGGGTGACCAGGGATGGAAACACTCCGCCATCCTCCAGCAGCTGGGACCTGCAGCTAGAACTAGCAGTACCACAAGGCACTTGGGGACTCTCAGGCACAGAGAGAAGAGGGTCCGGGAAGGTCACAAACTGGATATCCCCACAGCAGGAGGGCCACCTGGGAGGTGCAGTGTCCCCTGGGCACTCCTTGGTGGCTGATAGGACTTCAGGGGCCCTGCCCCTCTGCTGGCAGGAAGACTCCCATCGGGAAGGAGTTCCCCATTTGGAAGTTGGACTTGCACAGCCAGCTCCTCTGCAGAGTCAGGGTCTAGAAAAGCAGGTCCTGGGGCTACAGATAGGACAAGAGATGGAGCCTCTTGGAGGGCTTTCTCAAGGGAAGGAGCCTTCAGCACTGACCCAAGAAGGCTCTCTAGGAGCCATGTGGGGAGATGTCAGAGGCCCTCTGATGGTTCAGAGTTATGATCAGGACCCTTCCCCTAGGGCAGCTGGAGACAGGGATGGTGCCCCTCTCTGTCCAGAACTCTGGCTGAACAGTGAGATGGATGCCATAGGCTTGGAGTTGCCCTTACAAATTGAGGAGGTCATAGAGGGCTTCCAAGATGGGGAATGTGTAACTGAGCACCAGGGAGGCTGTGAGGCACTGGGCTCTGGGGGCAACACCTCTCTGTGTCTTGGAGAAACCATACTGCCTGGGGGTGTGGGGAGCAGTGTACTTCCCTGTGGAGGCACGGATGCCACAGCTGCCTCAGGAAAGAGCAACTACTGCAGCTTGCCGGGACCTCTGAGAGCTAGCAGCCCTGCCTCAAGGCTCAAAGAAAATAGCGAACGCAACCCTGAGACTACTCCGGACCCGAGTGATCTGTGGGCTGAAGCCCGTGCTCTATTGCtggaaagcagaattgatgcCCCCATACTGGGGTCTTCCAAAGAAACCCTCCTGCCAGCATGTCCAGGCAATATCCTTATCCTGGGGACCCAGGATGCCTCCTTCCCTGAGGCCAGCAAAGATGCAGAAAGCAGAGGCAATTCCATCTCTCCTCTGTTGGAAACCAGAGAGCATGTCCATATACTAGATGTTGGAGATGACCGTGGCCTCCAACTAGGGGAGGTCATTGAGGGTAAATGCCCACCAAATGTTAATTCTTATGACCCCCAAGGAGAGGGCAGAGAGGATACTGATCTATCCAAGCCAAAAGACCTTGCTCCCTTACCAGAAACCCCCAAATCAACATCTTCTCACCAGGGCCCTGGAAGCACTTCCCCTAGATGCAAAACTAGGGATGCCTTAGTTTTGAGAGAAACGTCTCCTGTGAGCAAAACACGCAGCTCAGCAGATGGGGCCagcaaagagaaagaggaggaggatgaGGAAGATGAGGAACTCTCTAACTTTGCCTACCTCTTGGCCTCTAAACTTAGCCTATCACCAAGAGGGCTTCCCCTCAGTCCTCATCCTGCCTCAGGCCTGCCCTCTATAGGTCAGGGAGTCAAGAGAGCACTCCATACCCTTTCTGCTGAGGTAGGTGGCCTTGGTCCACCTCCATATCCTGCTGCCAAATCTGGGAAGCAAGCTCTAGTTGGAGGCCCAGCATCTGTTAGAAAGAGGCTCCACCCGGGAGCTGGCCTTGAGGCCTCTGGGGAGAAACCATCGGCTCTAGTTGTTAGCCCCGCACAGCCTCGTAAAAGGCGACGTGACAGTTTTGTCACAGGGAGAAAAAAGAAGCGACGTCGTAGCCAGTAG
- the LPCAT4 gene encoding lysophospholipid acyltransferase LPCAT4 codes for MSQRSPGDWAPLDPTSGPPNPFVHELHLSRLQRAKFCLLGALLAPIRVLLAFIVLFLLWPFAWLQVVGLTEEQLQEPITGWRKTVCHNGVLGLSRLLFFLLGFLRIRVRGQRASRLQAPVLVAAPHSTFFDPIVLLPCDLPKVVSRAENLSVPVIGALLRFNQAILVSRHDPASRRKVVEEVRRRATSGGKWPQVLFFPEGTCSNKKALLKFKPGAFIAGVPVQPVLIRYPNSLDTTSWAWRGPGVLKVLWLTASQPCSIVDVEFLPVYHPSPQESRDPTLYANNVQRVMAQALGIPATECEFVGNLPVMVMGRLKVALEPQLWELGRVLRKAGLSPSCVDAKAEPGRSQMISQDEFARQLQLSDPQMVAGAFSYFHQDTKGLVDCRDVALALAALDGGRSLEELTCLAFELFAEEQAEGPGHLLYKDGFSTILHLLLGSPRPAAATLHAELCQAGPSQGLSLCQFQNFSLHDPLYGKVFSTYLRPPHAPRGTSQISNASSPGSPTALANGTVQVPKQKGD; via the exons TTCTGCCTCCTGGGGGCGCTGCTGGCCCCCATCAGAGTGCTTCTGGCCTTTATTGTCCTCTTTCTCCTCTGGCCCTTTGCCTGGCTGCAAGTAGTGGGTCTTACGGAAGAGCAGCTTCAGGAGCCAATTACAGGATGGAGGAA GACTGTGTGCCACAATGGGGTGCTGGGCCTCAGCCGCCTGCTCTTTTTCCTGCTGGGCTTCCTCCGGATTCGAGTTCGGGGCCAGCGGGCCTCTCGCCTTCAAGCTCCTGTTCTCGTTGCTGCCCCCCACTCTACTTTCTTTGACCCCATTGTTCTGCTGCCCTGTGACCTGCCCAAGGTTGTGTCCCGAGCTGAGAACCTTTCCGTGCCTGTCATTGGAG CCCTTCTTCGCTTCAACCAAGCCATCCTAGTATCCCGGCACGACCCAGCTTCTAGGCGTAAAGTAGTGGAGGAGGTCCGAAGGCGGGCAACCTCAGGAGGCAAGTGGCCCCAG GTGCTATTCTTTCCTGAAGGCACCTGTTCCAATAAGAAGGCTTTGCTTAAGTTCAAACCAG GAGCCTTCATCGCTGGGGTGCCTGTGCAGCCTGTCCTCATCCGTTACCCCAACAGTCTG GACACCACCAGCTGGGCCTGGAGGGGCCCTGGAGT ACTCAAGGTCCTCTGGCTTACAGCCTCTCAGCCCTGCAGCATCGTGGATGTGGAG TTCCTCCCTGTGTACCACCCCAGCCCTCAGGAGAGCAGGGACCCCACCCTCTATGCCAACAATGTCCAGAGAGTCATGGCACA GGCCCTTGGCATTCCAGCCACTGAATGTGAGTTTGTGGGAAACTTGCCTGTGATGGTGATGGGCCGGCTGAAGGTGGCGCTGGAGCCGCAGCTCTGGGAGCTGGGAAGGGTGCTTCGGAAGGCTGG ACTGTCCCCCAGCTGTGTGGACGCCAAGGCAGAGCCAGGACGGAGTCAAATGATCAGCCAGGATGAGTTTGCCAGGCAGCTACAGCTCTCTGATCCTCAGATGGTAGCTGGTGCTTTTAGCTACTTCCATCAG GACACCAAGGGTTTGGTGGACTGCCGAGATGTGGCCCTGGCACTGGCAGCTCTGGATGGGGGCAGGAGCCTGGAGGAGCTGACATGCCTGGCCTTTGAG CTCTTTGCTGAAGAGCAAGCCGAAGGGCCCGGCCACCTGCTGTACAAGGATGGCTTCAGCACCATCCTGCACCTGCTGCTGGGTTCACCCCGCCCTGCCGCCGCTACTCTGCATGCTGAGCTGTGCCAGGCAGGCCCTAGCCAAGGCCTCTCCCTCT GTCAGTTCCAGAACTTCTCCCTCCATGACCCTCTCTACGGGAAGGTCTTCAGCACCTACCTGCGCCCCCCACATGCCCCTCGAGGCACCTCCCAGATATCAAATGCCTCATCCCCAGGCAGCCCCACTGCTCTGGCCAACGGGACTGTGCAAGTGCCCAAGCAGAAGGGCGACTAA